Proteins found in one Sinorhizobium fredii USDA 257 genomic segment:
- the mgtA gene encoding magnesium-translocating P-type ATPase, protein MGSLASEYGGGTAYWAAPASDLMAEYGTRATGLSSADARERLQRYGRNSVTRGERFLALSVLVRQFRSPLILILVFAAGMSALVGERTDALIIILIVLVSCALSFVQEYRASRAVEALRRRIAQKATVLRDGGPSVISALDVVPGDIVRLSAGNLVPADGIILEARDFNVSEAVLTGEAFPVSKSPGTVDPGTSLSGRSNSVFTGSSVRSGTASVVVIRTGDATEFAAIASAVARRSPETEFARGIRRFGYLMTEIMLVIVILVFFANLLLQREPIDSLLFSIALAVGLSPELLPAIISITLARGARTMAQSGVLVRRLESIENLGSMNMLCTDKTGTLTEGVVHLDASLDVGGESSPRIYLWARLNASMQTGLQNPLDEAIVLAENAPPSSSLYSKVDEIPYDFVRKRLSVVVRKDGDPDGDLLICKGAVENVLAVCSSILDGDAPTAFTDAARQAIDEKFRSWSGGGYRVLGLAVRKIARSQACGRQDEKGLCFAGFLLFLDPPKAGISESLKVLAKRGIGLKMITGDNRHVAVHLANTIGLSSSRILTGGELSKMTRDSLFARAPDIDLFVEIDPNQKERVIEALRRAGHVVGYLGDGINDAPALHEADVGISVDGAVDVAREAADIVLLKRDLNVLLRGIDDGRRSFANTMKYISITTSANFGNMISMAFASMFLPFLPLLAKQILLNNLLSDVPALAIAGDRVDREEMRSPRRWDIRYVRRFMVSFGLVSSLFDFVTFAALVLLVKAEPATFQTAWFIESLLTELAIVLIVRTRSFFWRSRPGRMLPFLTLTTAIAAVALPYSPFAGYFGFVPLPWPLMTGLLLITVTYLLASELTKHWFTRWDSRLHRRSYDPAARASRRALRRPDSA, encoded by the coding sequence AACCGATGCGCTCATTATCATTCTCATCGTTCTTGTAAGCTGCGCCCTGAGTTTCGTGCAGGAATACCGAGCGTCGCGCGCCGTAGAGGCGCTTCGCAGGCGCATCGCTCAAAAGGCGACAGTGCTCAGAGACGGAGGGCCGAGTGTGATTTCGGCGTTGGATGTCGTGCCTGGAGACATTGTTCGACTTTCCGCGGGCAACCTTGTGCCCGCCGACGGCATCATTCTCGAAGCACGCGACTTCAACGTGAGCGAAGCAGTCCTCACTGGGGAAGCTTTTCCAGTCTCCAAGTCTCCCGGAACGGTGGACCCTGGAACCTCGTTGTCGGGAAGGTCGAACTCGGTCTTTACCGGGAGCTCGGTCCGCAGCGGCACTGCAAGCGTCGTCGTGATCAGGACAGGTGACGCTACAGAATTCGCAGCGATTGCCTCGGCGGTTGCACGGCGCAGTCCAGAGACCGAATTCGCGCGCGGAATTCGCCGTTTCGGTTATCTTATGACCGAGATTATGCTGGTAATCGTTATTCTCGTCTTCTTCGCTAATCTGCTTCTTCAACGCGAACCGATCGATTCGTTGCTGTTCTCCATCGCACTGGCCGTCGGGCTCAGTCCCGAACTCCTGCCGGCTATCATCAGCATTACGCTCGCGCGAGGAGCGCGCACAATGGCCCAAAGCGGCGTCCTCGTCCGGCGTCTCGAGTCAATCGAGAATCTCGGCAGCATGAACATGCTGTGTACCGATAAGACGGGGACGCTCACCGAAGGTGTTGTGCACCTGGACGCCTCCCTCGACGTCGGCGGAGAATCTTCCCCGAGAATTTATTTGTGGGCGCGGTTGAATGCTTCCATGCAAACGGGGCTACAGAACCCACTCGATGAAGCGATCGTCTTGGCAGAAAATGCACCGCCTTCCTCGTCTCTTTACTCGAAGGTGGACGAGATTCCGTATGATTTCGTCAGAAAACGGCTTTCTGTCGTCGTCCGGAAGGATGGTGATCCTGATGGCGATCTGTTGATTTGCAAGGGCGCTGTCGAGAACGTGCTGGCCGTTTGCAGTTCGATTTTGGACGGAGACGCGCCCACAGCTTTCACGGACGCGGCGAGGCAGGCGATCGACGAGAAATTTCGCTCGTGGAGTGGTGGGGGCTACCGAGTGCTTGGTTTGGCCGTTCGCAAAATAGCACGTTCGCAAGCATGTGGTCGGCAAGATGAAAAGGGACTGTGCTTCGCCGGCTTCCTGCTTTTTCTCGATCCACCGAAGGCGGGCATCAGCGAGAGCCTCAAAGTTCTTGCGAAGCGCGGCATTGGCTTAAAGATGATTACGGGGGACAACCGCCATGTCGCCGTGCACCTGGCGAACACCATCGGACTGAGCTCGTCGAGAATACTGACGGGCGGCGAGCTGTCGAAAATGACAAGAGACTCGCTGTTCGCACGAGCGCCCGATATCGACCTCTTCGTCGAGATCGACCCAAATCAGAAGGAACGGGTGATTGAGGCGCTGCGCCGTGCCGGTCATGTGGTCGGATATCTCGGGGACGGAATCAACGATGCGCCCGCTTTGCATGAAGCCGATGTCGGCATCTCGGTCGATGGGGCCGTCGACGTCGCGAGAGAAGCCGCGGATATCGTGCTCTTGAAACGCGATTTGAATGTTCTTCTTCGTGGCATTGACGACGGGCGCAGGTCCTTTGCCAACACAATGAAATACATCTCCATCACGACCAGCGCAAACTTCGGCAACATGATCAGCATGGCCTTCGCCTCCATGTTTCTGCCGTTTCTGCCCCTGCTCGCCAAACAGATCCTTCTCAACAATCTCTTGTCTGATGTGCCGGCGCTCGCCATTGCAGGCGACAGGGTAGATCGCGAGGAAATGCGCAGCCCCCGCCGTTGGGATATTCGCTACGTGCGTCGATTCATGGTGAGCTTCGGACTGGTGAGCTCGCTATTCGACTTCGTCACCTTTGCCGCTCTTGTTCTGCTGGTAAAAGCGGAACCAGCGACCTTTCAAACTGCCTGGTTCATCGAGTCCCTGCTCACTGAGCTGGCAATCGTGCTGATCGTGCGCACGCGGTCCTTCTTCTGGCGGAGCAGGCCGGGCCGAATGTTGCCCTTCCTGACACTGACGACCGCCATCGCGGCCGTAGCACTTCCCTATTCACCTTTCGCGGGCTATTTCGGGTTCGTGCCGTTGCCTTGGCCGCTAATGACAGGTCTGCTGCTGATCACGGTGACGTACCTACTGGCTTCCGAGCTCACCAAACACTGGTTCACTCGGTGGGACAGTCGGCTGCACAGGAGGTCGTATGATCCTGCAGCTCGTGCTTCACGAAGAGCTCTGAGGAGGCCAGACTCGGCTTGA